In Roseomonas fluvialis, one genomic interval encodes:
- a CDS encoding protein phosphatase CheZ, with amino-acid sequence MQTLTDRPDQALDQALAPHFASLRAFMDRRIAELSAEVAASVQLMGMSEDAITARITEVHAQIARLIAIPVSGARNSGLELEAVVQATEAAADTIMEAAEAIQTWLDGGGRDAESIAALNDRVATIFQACSFQDLTGQRIRRAIKQLQQVETMLEGLMPGGTPTDTPKLEVVGHTPTVAEPALAGPDLAQAEIDRLLNG; translated from the coding sequence TTGCAGACCCTCACCGACCGGCCCGACCAGGCCCTCGACCAGGCCCTTGCCCCCCATTTCGCGTCGCTGCGGGCCTTCATGGACCGCCGTATCGCGGAACTGAGCGCCGAGGTCGCTGCCTCCGTCCAGCTCATGGGCATGAGCGAGGACGCCATCACCGCCCGCATCACCGAGGTGCATGCCCAGATCGCCCGCCTCATCGCCATCCCGGTCTCCGGCGCCCGCAATTCCGGCCTGGAACTGGAAGCCGTGGTCCAGGCCACCGAGGCCGCCGCCGACACCATCATGGAAGCCGCCGAGGCGATCCAGACCTGGCTCGACGGTGGCGGGCGAGACGCAGAGTCCATCGCCGCGCTGAACGACCGCGTCGCCACCATCTTCCAGGCCTGCTCCTTCCAGGACCTGACCGGCCAGCGCATCCGCCGCGCCATCAAGCAGCTCCAGCAGGTCGAGACCATGCTGGAAGGCCTGATGCCCGGCGGCACGCCGACCGACACGCCGAAGCTCGAAGTGGTCGGCCACACGCCCACTGTCGCGGAACCGGCGCTGGCCGGCCCCGACCTCGCCCAGGCCGAGATCGACCGGCTGCTGAACGGCTGA
- the rpmI gene encoding 50S ribosomal protein L35 → MSKMKTKSSVKKRFRLTATGKVKAGAGNKRHMLTAKTTKMKRQNRGMYVLDKQDGDTVKQWLPYGLDR, encoded by the coding sequence ATGTCCAAGATGAAGACGAAGTCGAGCGTGAAGAAGCGCTTCCGACTGACCGCGACCGGCAAGGTCAAGGCGGGCGCTGGCAACAAGCGCCACATGCTGACCGCCAAGACCACCAAGATGAAGCGCCAGAACCGCGGCATGTACGTCCTGGACAAGCAGGACGGCGATACCGTGAAGCAGTGGCTGCCCTATGGGCTGGACCGGTAA
- the rplT gene encoding 50S ribosomal protein L20 produces MARVKRGVTKHARHKKVLKLAEGYVGRSSTAYRPALERVEKALQYAYRDRRNKKREFRGLWIQRINAAVREHGLTYSRFMAGIKAAGIEMDRKVMAALAFDEPAAFAALVEQAKAKLA; encoded by the coding sequence ATGGCTCGTGTCAAGCGCGGCGTTACCAAGCACGCCCGTCACAAGAAGGTCCTGAAGCTCGCCGAGGGCTATGTCGGCCGGTCTTCCACCGCCTATCGCCCCGCGCTCGAGCGCGTCGAGAAGGCGCTGCAGTACGCCTATCGCGACCGTCGCAACAAGAAGCGCGAATTCCGCGGCCTGTGGATCCAGCGCATCAACGCGGCGGTGCGCGAGCACGGCCTGACCTATTCCCGCTTCATGGCGGGCATCAAGGCGGCCGGGATCGAGATGGACCGCAAGGTGATGGCCGCACTCGCCTTCGACGAACCGGCGGCCTTCGCGGCGCTGGTCGAGCAGGCGAAGGCCAAGCTGGCTTGA
- the pheS gene encoding phenylalanine--tRNA ligase subunit alpha: MTDDLASLQAETEAALAAANDLRALDAVRVGVLGKSGSLSALLKGLGAVPAEQRKERGAALNRLKGAIEAALDARRVVLDAAALDARLAAERMDVTLPPRPFAAGTAAEGGIHPIARTMEELTALFGAMGFKVAEGPDIEGDWFNFGALNIPDHHPARQDHDTFYLPEVDGRRPVLRTHTSPVQIRTMIAQEPPIRVIVPGRTYRADHDATHSPMFHQVEGLVIDRGITLGHLKGCLIDFLRAFFGIADLPVRFRSSYFPFTEPSMEVDIGWSRKTGELGKGGDWLEILGSGMVHPKVLANCGIDPREWQGFAFGMGIERITMLKHGIPDLRPFYEADIRWLRHYAADPLAPATLHEGV, translated from the coding sequence ATGACCGACGACCTCGCTTCCCTGCAGGCCGAGACCGAGGCCGCCCTTGCCGCCGCCAACGACCTGCGCGCGCTGGATGCCGTGCGCGTGGGCGTGCTGGGCAAGTCCGGCAGCCTGAGCGCGCTGCTCAAGGGCCTGGGCGCCGTGCCCGCCGAACAGCGCAAGGAGCGCGGCGCCGCGCTGAACCGGCTGAAGGGCGCGATCGAGGCCGCGCTGGACGCCCGCCGCGTGGTGCTCGATGCCGCGGCGCTCGACGCCCGCCTGGCGGCCGAACGGATGGACGTGACCCTGCCGCCGCGCCCCTTCGCCGCCGGCACCGCGGCCGAGGGCGGCATCCACCCGATCGCGCGGACCATGGAGGAACTGACCGCCCTGTTTGGCGCCATGGGCTTCAAGGTCGCGGAAGGCCCGGATATCGAGGGCGACTGGTTCAACTTCGGCGCACTGAACATCCCCGACCACCATCCGGCGCGGCAGGATCACGACACCTTCTACCTGCCGGAAGTCGATGGCCGCCGGCCCGTACTGCGGACCCACACCTCGCCGGTGCAGATCCGCACCATGATCGCGCAGGAACCGCCGATCCGCGTCATCGTGCCTGGCCGCACCTATCGCGCCGACCACGACGCGACGCATTCGCCGATGTTCCATCAGGTCGAGGGGCTGGTGATCGACCGCGGCATCACGCTGGGTCACCTCAAGGGCTGCCTGATCGACTTCCTGCGCGCCTTCTTCGGCATCGCCGACCTGCCGGTGCGGTTCCGGTCGTCGTATTTCCCGTTCACCGAGCCCTCGATGGAGGTCGACATCGGCTGGTCGCGCAAGACCGGCGAGCTCGGCAAGGGCGGCGACTGGCTGGAAATCCTGGGCAGCGGCATGGTCCATCCGAAGGTTTTGGCCAATTGCGGCATCGACCCGCGCGAGTGGCAGGGCTTCGCCTTCGGGATGGGGATTGAGCGCATCACCATGCTCAAGCACGGCATCCCCGACCTGCGGCCCTTCTACGAGGCCGATATCCGCTGGCTGCGGCACTATGCCGCCGATCCGCTGGCGCCCGCGACCCTGCACGAGGGGGTGTGA
- the pheT gene encoding phenylalanine--tRNA ligase subunit beta, with protein sequence MKFTLSWLKDHLDTEAGADEIARTLNAIGLEVEGIEDRGAALASFRIARVIEAVQHPNADRLRALRVDIGDGREYSVVCGAPNARTGLVGVAALPGEFVPGTGITLKVGEIRGVKSEAMMLSMREMGLGDDHSGIVDLPADAPVGESYVRWAGMDDPVIEISVTPNRGDALSVRGVARDLAAAGLGTLKPWSAPAVAAAYKSPLNWKIEDPRACLFVLGRAVRGVKNGPSPKWLQDRLVAIGLRPISTLVDITNYFTFDVGRPLHVFDVAKVKGSDLVMRMARDGEELAALNGKTYALTPEDGVIADEGGPEALGGVIGGEPSGCDETTTECFIECALFDPVRIALSGRRHDVRTDARARFERGLDPALLPDALEAATRMIIELCGGEASEVSMAGAEPAWKRDATLRFDRVRDYGGLDLPADESVARLERLGFSVQARDTASVTVAVPSWRNDVAGDLSAYRAGGGVLTQFEGLDPARAAKAADGQAAIEPECDLIEEVLRLGGLDAVPAVSLPALAVIPPPAFTARQARAALARRVLAARGMQESVTFAFMEAKTAALFGATPDALRLVNPIAADLDQMRPTPVASLLLAAQRNAARGFGDVALHELGAAYRNVTPDGQAAVAAGVRHGATARHWAEASRGLDAMDAKGDALAVLGALGVPMAALQVTTDAPGFYHPGRSGVVRQGPKIVLATFGEVHPSVLAALDLPGPAVAFEVFLDAVPEPKRRKKGAPDLPSFQPLRRDFAFIVPDAVAADALLRAARGADKALIADVALFDVYRGKGVPEGSKSLAIQVTIQPREATLTDVQIEAVADRIVAAVAKATGATLRA encoded by the coding sequence ATGAAGTTCACGCTGTCCTGGTTGAAGGACCACCTCGACACCGAAGCCGGCGCCGATGAGATCGCCCGCACGCTGAACGCCATCGGGCTTGAGGTCGAAGGCATCGAGGATCGCGGCGCAGCGCTGGCATCTTTCCGCATCGCGCGCGTCATCGAGGCGGTGCAGCACCCCAATGCCGACCGCCTGCGCGCGCTGCGCGTCGATATCGGCGATGGGCGGGAATATTCCGTCGTCTGCGGCGCGCCCAATGCGCGCACCGGGCTGGTCGGCGTGGCCGCGCTGCCGGGCGAATTCGTCCCGGGCACCGGCATCACGCTGAAGGTCGGCGAGATCCGCGGCGTGAAATCGGAAGCGATGATGCTCTCGATGCGCGAGATGGGTCTGGGCGACGACCACTCCGGCATCGTGGACTTGCCGGCGGATGCGCCAGTCGGTGAATCCTACGTGCGCTGGGCCGGCATGGATGATCCGGTCATCGAGATCAGCGTGACGCCCAATCGCGGCGATGCGCTGTCGGTGCGCGGCGTGGCGCGGGATTTGGCGGCGGCGGGGCTGGGCACGCTGAAGCCTTGGTCGGCGCCCGCCGTGGCCGCGGCGTACAAGTCGCCGCTGAACTGGAAGATCGAGGACCCGCGCGCCTGCCTGTTCGTGCTCGGCCGCGCCGTGCGCGGCGTGAAGAACGGCCCGTCGCCGAAGTGGCTGCAGGACCGGCTGGTGGCGATCGGGCTGCGCCCGATCAGCACGCTGGTGGACATCACCAACTACTTCACCTTTGACGTCGGCCGCCCGCTGCATGTCTTCGACGTGGCGAAGGTGAAGGGCAGCGACCTGGTCATGCGCATGGCGCGCGACGGCGAGGAACTGGCCGCGCTGAACGGCAAGACCTATGCGCTGACGCCGGAGGACGGCGTGATCGCCGACGAAGGCGGTCCCGAGGCGCTGGGCGGCGTGATCGGCGGCGAGCCCTCCGGCTGCGACGAGACCACCACCGAGTGCTTCATCGAATGCGCACTGTTCGACCCGGTGCGCATCGCGCTGTCCGGCCGCCGGCATGACGTGCGGACCGATGCGCGGGCGCGCTTCGAGCGCGGCCTCGATCCCGCCCTGCTGCCCGATGCGCTGGAAGCGGCCACGCGCATGATCATCGAGTTGTGCGGCGGCGAGGCGAGCGAGGTGTCGATGGCCGGCGCCGAACCGGCGTGGAAGCGCGATGCCACGCTGCGCTTCGACCGCGTGCGCGACTATGGCGGGCTGGACCTGCCGGCGGATGAGTCGGTGGCGCGGCTGGAACGCCTCGGCTTCAGCGTGCAGGCGCGCGATACGGCGTCGGTGACGGTTGCTGTGCCGTCCTGGCGCAACGACGTGGCGGGCGACCTGTCGGCCTATCGCGCCGGTGGCGGCGTGCTGACGCAGTTCGAGGGGCTGGACCCGGCGCGCGCCGCCAAGGCAGCCGACGGCCAGGCTGCGATTGAACCGGAATGCGACTTGATCGAGGAAGTGCTGCGCCTCGGTGGCCTCGATGCCGTGCCGGCGGTGTCGCTGCCGGCGCTGGCTGTCATCCCACCGCCGGCCTTCACGGCCAGGCAGGCGCGGGCGGCCTTGGCGCGGCGTGTGCTGGCGGCGCGTGGCATGCAGGAGAGCGTGACCTTCGCCTTCATGGAAGCGAAGACCGCCGCGCTGTTCGGCGCCACCCCGGACGCGTTGCGGCTGGTGAACCCGATTGCCGCCGATCTCGACCAGATGCGGCCGACGCCGGTCGCCTCGCTGCTGCTGGCGGCGCAGCGCAACGCGGCGCGCGGGTTTGGCGACGTGGCGCTGCACGAGCTCGGCGCGGCGTATCGCAACGTGACGCCGGACGGGCAGGCCGCGGTTGCCGCCGGTGTGCGCCATGGCGCGACGGCGCGGCACTGGGCCGAAGCCTCGCGCGGCTTGGACGCCATGGACGCCAAGGGCGATGCACTCGCAGTGCTGGGCGCGCTGGGTGTGCCCATGGCGGCCTTGCAGGTCACAACCGACGCGCCGGGCTTCTACCACCCGGGCCGGTCGGGCGTTGTGCGGCAGGGGCCGAAGATCGTGCTGGCGACCTTCGGGGAAGTGCATCCGAGCGTGCTGGCCGCACTCGACCTGCCCGGCCCGGCGGTGGCGTTCGAGGTCTTCCTGGATGCCGTGCCGGAACCCAAGCGCCGCAAGAAGGGCGCGCCCGACCTGCCCTCCTTCCAGCCGCTGCGGCGCGACTTCGCCTTCATCGTGCCGGATGCGGTGGCCGCCGATGCGCTGCTGCGGGCCGCGCGCGGGGCCGACAAGGCGCTCATCGCCGATGTCGCGCTGTTCGACGTCTATCGCGGCAAGGGCGTGCCCGAGGGGTCGAAGTCGCTCGCCATCCAGGTGACGATCCAGCCGCGCGAGGCGACGCTGACCGACGTGCAGATCGAGGCGGTGGCCGACCGCATCGTCGCCGCGGTGGCGAAGGCGACGGGCGCGACGCTGCGGGCATGA
- a CDS encoding MFS transporter produces MIPAAGSKRRNMALLAAAIVLVLSVWFAGTVAVPSLIAQGLATPGRAALLTACVQLGFVAGTLVSAALSLADRLDARRLFLGCAVLAAGATLAQVLVAPAGGAALALRFVAGAAMAGVYPVGMKLAASWAKGDLGLLIGIVVGAVTLGSALPHLLPGLTGSVNWRVAYAGAGVLALLGGLLVLPFRAGPLLGARPPFRPAQMLEAFRNRGLRLANIGYVGHMWELYAMWAWIGVFLASVLGSPDVGAWVFGVVAAGAAGCVLAGLWADRWNRARVAAVCMVVSGGCALLIGPASAWPALALGIAFVWGFSVVADSAQFSACVVSLSPPDYVGTMLTVQTSMGFLLTAVMIAVLPWMMGSLGIGAAFALLGIGPLLGAIAMWRLAPMLDQASGPR; encoded by the coding sequence ATGATCCCCGCCGCGGGCAGCAAGCGCCGCAACATGGCGCTGCTGGCCGCGGCGATCGTGCTGGTGCTGTCAGTGTGGTTTGCCGGCACGGTGGCCGTGCCATCGCTGATCGCGCAGGGGCTGGCCACACCCGGGCGCGCGGCCTTGCTGACGGCCTGCGTGCAGTTGGGCTTCGTGGCGGGCACGCTGGTCAGCGCGGCGCTGTCGCTGGCGGACCGGCTGGATGCCCGAAGGCTGTTCCTGGGCTGCGCCGTGCTGGCGGCCGGCGCCACGCTGGCGCAGGTGCTGGTGGCACCGGCGGGCGGGGCGGCTCTGGCGTTGCGCTTCGTGGCGGGGGCCGCGATGGCCGGCGTCTATCCGGTGGGGATGAAGCTGGCGGCGTCCTGGGCGAAGGGCGATCTTGGGCTGTTGATCGGCATCGTGGTGGGCGCGGTCACGCTGGGGTCGGCGCTGCCGCACCTGTTGCCGGGGCTGACCGGGTCGGTCAATTGGCGCGTGGCCTATGCGGGGGCGGGGGTGCTGGCGCTGCTCGGTGGGTTGCTGGTGCTGCCCTTCCGGGCCGGGCCGCTGCTGGGCGCCCGGCCGCCGTTTCGCCCGGCGCAGATGCTGGAGGCGTTCCGCAACCGCGGGCTGCGGCTCGCGAATATCGGCTACGTCGGCCACATGTGGGAACTCTATGCCATGTGGGCCTGGATAGGGGTGTTCCTGGCCAGCGTTCTCGGCAGCCCGGATGTGGGCGCATGGGTGTTCGGCGTGGTGGCGGCGGGAGCGGCGGGCTGCGTATTGGCGGGGCTTTGGGCGGATCGGTGGAACCGCGCGCGGGTCGCCGCTGTCTGCATGGTGGTGTCGGGCGGCTGCGCGCTGCTGATCGGGCCGGCGTCAGCCTGGCCGGCGCTGGCGCTGGGCATCGCCTTCGTCTGGGGCTTCTCAGTGGTGGCGGATTCCGCGCAGTTCTCGGCCTGCGTGGTGAGCCTTTCGCCGCCGGACTATGTCGGCACGATGCTGACGGTGCAGACCTCGATGGGCTTCCTGCTGACCGCGGTGATGATCGCCGTGCTGCCTTGGATGATGGGGTCGCTGGGCATCGGCGCGGCGTTTGCGCTGCTCGGCATCGGGCCGTTGCTCGGCGCCATCGCCATGTGGCGGCTGGCGCCGATGCTGGATCAGGCGTCGGGACCCAGGTAG
- a CDS encoding RidA family protein, with protein sequence MPKRAVSSPRVFKTTRPFAQATIAGGFMFVCFTGRDPEGKFAVGDVRQQTQQAIDNIRMLIEEAGGTLDDVVKCTVYVTDRANWEPMNEVYFANFKDNPPHRVSCIVSGLGSPECLVEIDATAYLGPDA encoded by the coding sequence ATGCCGAAACGCGCCGTCTCCTCCCCCCGCGTCTTCAAGACCACCCGCCCCTTCGCCCAGGCGACGATCGCTGGCGGTTTCATGTTCGTCTGCTTCACCGGCCGCGACCCGGAGGGGAAGTTCGCCGTCGGCGACGTGCGCCAGCAGACCCAGCAGGCGATCGACAACATCCGCATGCTGATCGAGGAAGCCGGCGGCACGCTGGACGACGTGGTGAAGTGCACCGTCTACGTGACGGACCGCGCCAATTGGGAGCCGATGAACGAGGTCTACTTCGCCAACTTCAAGGACAACCCGCCGCACCGCGTTTCCTGCATCGTGAGCGGGCTCGGTTCCCCCGAATGCCTGGTCGAGATCGACGCTACCGCCTACCTGGGTCCCGACGCCTGA
- a CDS encoding Bug family tripartite tricarboxylate transporter substrate binding protein has translation MILRRSLAALPLLVAPRLSRAQSARPMRLIVPNPPGGQSDTIARLYGEAIQATSGQAVVIENRSGANGLIAMDVVAKAAPDGLTTGLFSIALFTSLPAMMARMPLDVDRDITPITSVVTSTVMCAVTDQRARERGWADFRSMITWAKRPGNGLTNGAASSGGASHLLVATIARRSGADITVVPYRGGAPALNDLLGGSIDMCFDFMPALMPHVQAGRLRAFAVGSRDRVPFLPDVPGMGDFPDLGIADLDLQSWNVLSGPPGLPPDLALRTVETIRRANTYPGLEDRLRSNGLLPLVPEEPAAVRARIAAERPRWREMVEVSGARIE, from the coding sequence ATGATCCTCCGCCGCAGCCTCGCCGCCCTGCCCCTGCTGGTCGCACCACGCCTGTCGCGCGCGCAATCCGCGCGTCCCATGCGCCTGATCGTGCCGAACCCGCCGGGTGGCCAGTCCGACACCATCGCGCGCCTGTATGGCGAGGCGATCCAGGCCACCTCCGGCCAGGCGGTGGTGATCGAGAACCGCAGCGGCGCCAATGGCCTCATTGCCATGGACGTGGTGGCCAAGGCCGCGCCCGACGGGCTGACGACGGGGCTGTTCAGCATCGCACTGTTCACCTCGCTGCCGGCGATGATGGCGCGCATGCCGCTGGACGTGGATCGCGACATCACGCCGATCACCTCCGTGGTCACCAGCACGGTGATGTGCGCGGTGACCGACCAGCGCGCGCGCGAACGCGGCTGGGCGGATTTCCGGTCCATGATCACCTGGGCGAAGCGGCCGGGGAACGGCCTGACGAACGGCGCGGCGAGCAGCGGCGGTGCCTCGCACCTGCTGGTCGCGACGATCGCGCGGCGTAGCGGAGCGGACATCACCGTGGTGCCCTACCGCGGTGGCGCGCCGGCGCTGAACGACCTGCTCGGCGGCAGTATCGACATGTGCTTCGACTTCATGCCGGCACTGATGCCGCATGTGCAGGCCGGGCGGCTGCGCGCCTTCGCGGTCGGGTCGCGCGACCGCGTGCCCTTCCTGCCGGATGTGCCGGGCATGGGGGATTTCCCGGACCTCGGCATCGCCGACCTGGACCTGCAATCCTGGAACGTGCTGTCCGGCCCGCCGGGCCTGCCGCCCGACCTGGCGCTTCGCACCGTCGAGACGATCCGAAGGGCCAATACCTATCCGGGCCTCGAGGACCGGCTGCGCAGCAACGGGCTGCTGCCGCTGGTGCCTGAGGAGCCGGCCGCCGTGCGGGCGCGCATCGCCGCCGAACGGCCCCGCTGGCGCGAGATGGTCGAGGTTAGCGGGGCGCGGATCGAATAG
- a CDS encoding patatin-like phospholipase family protein — MSKHLGALALVLALLGCTDMERAINPPLAAGARNAGYGLEDVNAAGGRSDLLIFVAFSGGGKRSAAFGHGALRGMRGVPITRGGVSSTLLEEVDQVAGVSGGSFTATHYALYGARSFDTFPNEFLYRDIAAYVWGTYLLPWQWGWLVDPAVGTNDRMAEVYDALMFRGATFRDLQARSRPRLSINATDLATGSPFPFLPHAFDVICSDLSRFSLARAVAASNGFPLLFTPITLANHRGPDCAAPLPGNLATMPMLAEYNRRRVIEVVARMADRERTPWLHLLDGGISDNLALRVTVNFALLGGVDEPRFAAAMLPVRRMLMISVDGQSATDPALSRQRMANGVVQILDAVSGGQIDNYNLETLAVTAVEVERMVERQRANRCAHAPVIDGHRCDDVAGRLVHVSLADVRDPALRDRLRRVPTGLTLPREDVDALVAAGEGVIRESRPLADFLAEPPPGRVVARPIRSAPR, encoded by the coding sequence ATGTCAAAGCATCTTGGCGCCCTGGCGCTGGTCCTGGCGCTGCTGGGCTGCACCGACATGGAGCGCGCCATCAACCCCCCGCTGGCCGCGGGCGCCCGCAACGCCGGCTATGGGCTGGAGGACGTCAATGCCGCCGGCGGCCGGTCCGACCTGCTGATCTTCGTCGCCTTCTCGGGCGGCGGGAAACGCTCGGCCGCCTTCGGGCACGGCGCGTTGCGCGGCATGCGGGGCGTGCCGATCACCCGGGGCGGCGTCTCCTCGACCCTGCTGGAGGAGGTCGACCAGGTCGCCGGCGTCTCCGGCGGCAGTTTCACCGCGACGCATTACGCCCTGTACGGCGCCCGATCCTTCGACACCTTCCCGAACGAATTCCTGTATCGCGACATCGCCGCCTATGTCTGGGGGACCTACCTGCTGCCCTGGCAATGGGGTTGGCTGGTGGACCCGGCGGTCGGCACCAATGACCGCATGGCGGAGGTCTATGACGCCCTGATGTTCCGCGGCGCCACCTTCCGCGACCTGCAGGCGCGCAGCCGCCCGCGCCTGTCGATCAACGCCACCGACCTCGCGACCGGATCGCCATTCCCCTTCCTGCCGCATGCCTTCGACGTGATCTGTTCGGACCTGTCGCGGTTCTCGCTGGCGCGGGCGGTGGCGGCCTCGAACGGGTTTCCGCTGCTGTTCACGCCGATCACGCTCGCCAACCATCGCGGGCCGGATTGCGCGGCGCCGCTTCCGGGCAACCTCGCGACCATGCCGATGCTGGCCGAATACAATCGCCGCCGGGTGATCGAGGTGGTCGCCCGCATGGCCGACCGCGAACGCACGCCCTGGCTGCACCTGCTGGATGGCGGCATCTCGGACAACCTGGCACTGCGCGTGACAGTGAACTTCGCGTTGCTGGGCGGCGTCGATGAACCGCGCTTCGCCGCCGCCATGCTGCCGGTGCGCCGGATGCTCATGATAAGCGTGGACGGCCAATCCGCCACCGACCCCGCGCTGTCCCGCCAGCGCATGGCCAACGGCGTGGTGCAGATCCTTGATGCCGTCTCGGGCGGGCAGATCGACAACTACAACCTCGAGACCCTGGCGGTCACGGCGGTCGAGGTCGAGCGCATGGTGGAGCGCCAGCGCGCCAATCGCTGCGCCCATGCGCCGGTCATCGACGGCCACCGCTGCGACGATGTCGCCGGGCGCCTGGTGCATGTCTCGCTGGCCGATGTGCGGGACCCGGCGCTGCGCGACCGCCTGCGCCGCGTGCCCACCGGCCTGACCCTGCCGCGCGAGGATGTCGACGCGCTGGTCGCCGCCGGCGAGGGCGTGATCCGCGAGAGCCGGCCGCTGGCGGATTTCCTGGCCGAACCGCCGCCGGGGCGCGTGGTGGCGCGCCCTATTCGATCCGCGCCCCGCTAA
- the lepA gene encoding translation elongation factor 4 produces MTDTPLDRIRNFSIIAHIDHGKSTLADRLIQQTGALTAREMKEQVLDNMEIERERGITIKAQTVRLTYPAKDGKVYILNLMDTPGHVDFAYEVSRSLAACEGSLLVVDASQGVEAQTLANVYQAIDAGHEIVPVLNKIDLPAAEPARVKQQIEDVIGLDTSDAVEISAKTGLNIEGVLEAIVTRLPPPTGDANATTTALLVDSWYDAYLGVIILVRVKDGHLRKGQRIRMMSSGSVHTIEQVGVFAPKLTPTDSLGPGEMGYLTAAIKTVADTNVGDTITDDRNPATEALPGFKPSIPVVWCGLFPVDADDFEKLRESLGKLRLNDASFHFETETSAALGFGFRCGFLGLLHLEIIQERLSREFDLDLIATAPSVVYKIHKTNGESFELHNPADFPDGSVIDHIEEPWIKATIMLPDDYLGPVLTLCNDRRGQQVELTYVGARAMLVYRLPLNEVVFDFYDRLKSVSRGYASFDYQMDGYEEGDLVRISILVNAEPVDALSFMAHRAQAERRGRQICEKLKDLIPRQLFKIPIQAAIGGRVIARETISALSKDVTAKCYGGDISRKRKLLEKQKEGKKRMRQFGKVEIPQSAFIAALKMDA; encoded by the coding sequence ATGACCGACACCCCGCTCGACCGCATCCGCAATTTCTCGATCATCGCCCATATCGACCATGGGAAATCGACGCTCGCCGACCGCCTGATCCAGCAGACCGGGGCGTTGACCGCCCGCGAGATGAAGGAACAGGTGCTCGACAACATGGAGATCGAGCGCGAGCGCGGCATCACCATCAAGGCGCAGACCGTGCGCCTCACCTACCCGGCGAAGGACGGCAAGGTCTATATCCTGAACCTGATGGACACGCCGGGGCACGTGGACTTCGCGTATGAGGTGAGCCGCTCGCTCGCGGCCTGCGAGGGGTCGCTGCTGGTGGTCGATGCCTCCCAGGGGGTCGAGGCGCAGACACTGGCGAATGTGTACCAGGCGATCGATGCGGGGCATGAGATCGTGCCCGTGCTGAACAAGATCGACCTGCCGGCGGCCGAGCCCGCGCGGGTGAAGCAGCAGATCGAGGATGTGATCGGGCTCGACACCTCCGACGCGGTCGAGATCAGCGCCAAGACGGGCCTCAACATCGAGGGCGTGCTGGAGGCGATCGTCACGCGCCTGCCGCCGCCGACCGGCGATGCGAATGCCACGACCACGGCGCTGCTGGTGGATAGCTGGTACGACGCTTACCTGGGTGTGATCATCCTGGTGCGGGTGAAGGACGGTCACCTGCGCAAGGGCCAGCGCATCCGCATGATGTCGTCGGGGTCGGTGCACACCATCGAACAGGTCGGCGTGTTCGCGCCGAAGCTCACGCCGACCGACAGCCTCGGGCCCGGCGAGATGGGCTACCTGACCGCCGCCATCAAGACTGTGGCGGATACCAATGTGGGTGACACGATCACCGACGACCGCAACCCGGCGACCGAGGCGCTGCCCGGCTTCAAGCCGTCGATTCCCGTGGTGTGGTGCGGGCTGTTCCCGGTCGATGCCGACGACTTCGAGAAGCTGCGCGAATCGCTCGGCAAGCTGCGGCTGAACGATGCGTCCTTCCACTTCGAGACCGAGACCTCGGCCGCGCTGGGTTTCGGCTTCCGCTGCGGGTTCCTGGGGCTGCTGCACCTGGAGATCATCCAGGAGCGGCTATCGCGGGAATTCGACCTCGACCTGATCGCGACGGCGCCGTCGGTTGTCTACAAGATCCACAAGACGAATGGCGAGAGCTTCGAACTGCACAACCCGGCCGACTTCCCCGATGGCTCCGTGATCGACCACATCGAGGAACCGTGGATCAAGGCGACCATCATGCTGCCGGACGACTACCTCGGCCCGGTGCTGACGCTGTGTAACGACCGTCGCGGGCAACAGGTGGAGCTGACCTATGTCGGCGCGCGCGCGATGCTGGTGTACCGGCTGCCGTTGAACGAGGTGGTGTTCGACTTCTACGATCGGCTGAAGTCGGTGTCGCGCGGCTATGCCAGTTTCGACTACCAGATGGATGGGTACGAGGAAGGCGACCTGGTCCGCATCTCGATCCTGGTGAATGCCGAGCCGGTGGATGCGCTGTCCTTCATGGCGCATCGCGCGCAGGCCGAACGCCGCGGGCGGCAGATCTGCGAGAAGCTGAAGGACCTGATCCCGCGCCAGCTGTTCAAGATCCCGATCCAGGCGGCGATCGGCGGGCGGGTGATTGCGCGCGAGACCATTTCCGCCCTGTCGAAGGATGTGACCGCCAAGTGCTATGGCGGCGACATCTCGCGCAAGCGCAAGCTTCTGGAGAAGCAGAAGGAAGGCAAGAAGCGCATGCGGCAGTTCGGCAAGGTCGAAATTCCGCAGAGCGCCTTCATTGCGGCGCTGAAGATGGATGCCTGA